Below is a genomic region from Anoplolepis gracilipes chromosome 1, ASM4749672v1, whole genome shotgun sequence.
TCTGTATATTACTACACAAAATTCAATGAATTTGATTAAATGAAGCTTGTATCCAGTATATACCGTTGTATCCAGTTTATACAGTAATAGctacttgaaaataattaattaaataaataactaattttttattaaagttgatgTGTTTTTCAGAAATTACCAAGAAGCGAGATGAATATTTGCTGCAAATACTAGGTAACTTagatttacatgtattttacatttatatagttataaatgtatgtatgtactcctgttatacatatatgtatatctaaaaatattttattatgtatcaaaatatattatttattcataattatcggttatatacaatatgtagttatattttttgagattaatattataatgaatataactTATTTGTAGCTATAAATATAAGCTTGAttggaattaaattattttttatgcattgtAAAAAACGTTGCAATGTGTAAGAATAGTATATTGATGACTTTAATTCttgaacaataatttaattgatataacctgagttataacaatatattatatatattattatatattattaaagaacacaagaaagattttttaaagtgtttttttttttgagaataaCGTTCGAGaacaaaaaaacataaattgaattaaaagattgaattaaaataaatagaaaatattttatgagagtTTACATGACACTATAaacagtaaaaattaataaaaagttgattCTGTAATCACATACAAAGCTATTTCCGCCAGATCTGGTAATAATTTGAACAATTTTGGCAAACCAACTTCTCGTTTTTGCTTTCTTCTTTGGTTCGGGAGTGGCAGCCTTCAGCACTCTGTCAATGTCCGGACTGTAAATGCATTGTTCCATTTCCGGATTATAGACGTAACCAAGTCGGCAGACGCAAGCGTAATGACCGGGCAGATTCAGGCAACTCTCTTTGTTCAACGTACAATTGTGTATGCCGCGAATGCATTCATTCACATCGACACACAGTCCAAATCTAGAGGACCACTCGTGTCCAGGCCGATGACATTCGCAGCTCACATTTATCTGATTCGCTGTGAGTGCGTGGAAGTCTCGATTCTCCTTTCGGTTTAACCTGCACTTTCGATGCGCTGCAAACAAAATGCGGCATCTCTGAAGGGGGAAAGATTCCAAGAGCGGATAATTGCGTGCGTAGCGCACGGAATGCAAACGAGCATGTAAAGCTTGGCGTGTGGTGAAGCTTAAAGCGCCAGTTGCCAGTTTGTTGTGTTTGTCGTAGACAAAGCGAGAATTTCGCCTGTGGAGTTACATGCTTTCAACGCATATTTCACGATGTAATACGTTTCAGATTTATCaagacaaattataatataaattacatatggTTGTACGATAAGATCATCTAATGCGTCgacaatgttataaaattagaacaagattggaaaattataatttgtttttaatcaaCTGTATACTGAGAGACTAaagcttaataaaaatgtaataagaattttacatGACAgtgtttttatcaatataatatcgtaataaaatatatgaacaaGACGTTTGGGCGTGACAGATATCCATATCTACGCACCTGGTTGATTCTCAGCATAGCAAGGATTGCGTTGTGACTGGAAACAGTCTTTCATGTACCGGATGTGCTTCATGGGGCAACAATGGTCTGGGCAGAAACTGTACAGGGCGCAGGCGTACGGTTTCGTGTCATCCGCCCGTGGGTCCTTGTTATGAACGCCGTATTCATCCAGGCAGTTGGCGTGATTGTCACAGGGCTCGCCAAGGTTAGCTAAGTCCGGAATGCCCAACATCGTGTACCAGCACATATAATAGCTAACAGTAGTACGCCATTGGAAGCGTTCTGAAAATAGTATTCAATTATCTTTTCGCGTGCGTAGTtaggtattatttttattaactcgtcattaatcattttatattgaacGACTATTTTTCTAATGCTTCACATTGagcgtatatttttttgcataatatttataattgagacATGTATTTGTGACATATGTCAAACGAAAATGTAGAAACGtttatatatcgcaattataatatttcccGAGaacaaatagatttattatatgctatataatataactatatatgttatcatatataattaaattggaAATTGAAAACGgccatttataatatgatctgACCGTATATAATTACCTAAAATTTGACGCAATATGATCTGgctatgtatataataatattattatattattaaataatcttatctTATGTCTATCTGATTACAAAACAGATTtagtcaaatataataaagaatcatATTGCGTCACatttcgaatatt
It encodes:
- the LOC140667681 gene encoding uncharacterized protein is translated as MEFDKYMLHLIYISLLVFHIPLTTTTTTPSPPTIKSTTESTIVDSGTTTEDIDKVEMPKVPLTEQVMDHNIRVSDVPDVDPELTDVPDSSLDKNRVIRDVAYFIRAHKFHDYDRRYYKSVEEATSRLYEEFPRPGLRSLHWEVRKHCDASFVECLKYLERIIKLTALRREDDTVTIIREQKWNLANNTEQILAAQRDCQIAQRRDNLTMIPFQGPIERFQWRTTVSYYMCWYTMLGIPDLANLGEPCDNHANCLDEYGVHNKDPRADDTKPYACALYSFCPDHCCPMKHIRYMKDCFQSQRNPCYAENQPAHRKCRLNRKENRDFHALTANQINVSCECHRPGHEWSSRFGLCVDVNECIRGIHNCTLNKESCLNLPGHYACVCRLGYVYNPEMEQCIYSPDIDRVLKAATPEPKKKAKTRSWFAKIVQIITRSGGNSFVCDYRINFLLIFTVYSVM